The stretch of DNA GCAGCACCCCGATCCGCACCACGGCGCTGGGCAGCAGGACGGCCACGGGCCGGGGCCGTCGCAGCGCCAGCCGGACGCTCAGGGCCAGGCCCAGGAAATACAGGATGCTGACGGCGACCCCGGCGCCGAAGCCGGTGATCACGGCGTGCCAGTCAATCGTCATCATGCTCGCTCCCGTTGTCGTTGGCTTCCTTGCTGACCCAGGCCCAGGCAATGAAGCTGCCCAGCGCCACGCCCCCCAGGATCAATGCAATGGTCCAATTGAACGCCTGCGGCATGTGGCGATCGAGCCATAGCCCGAGAAAGGCGCCGCCCACGGTGGGCACCGCGACCGACCACCCGATCATGCCGAAGACCCCGAGCCCCCGCAGCGGGCTCGCGCCGGGGTCGTCCCGCGCCTTCTCCCGGCGTCGGGCGCGACGGCCGATGTCCTCCACCGGAGACTTCCGCTTCGGGGTCATGGCGTCTTGGGCCGCTGAAGGTCGGCAAACCGCCGCACGATGCCCGCCTCCAGACGGGTCAGGGCGGAGCGGGCCACCCGCTCGTCTTCATCCATCTCGATGAAGCTCTCCTGCACGGTCTCCCTCAGCGAGGCCAGGTCAGTGCCCTGGACGCCCCGCCGGATGGCAATGTCCACGTCATGCCCCTTCTTCACCAGGATCCCCTCGTCGATGCCGAAGATCTGTTCCTCGCCGTCCGCCAGGGTCAGGATCAGCACGGAGGGCACCAGCGCGGTGACGAAGTCGATATGGTTCGGCAGCATCCCGAAGGCCCCGTTTTCCGCCTCCGCAAACAGCCGGGTCGCCGCGCCCTCGAACAGGGTCCGGGTCGGCAGCCGCAGGGTCACCTGCATCTCGTCCGCCAGGCTCATGCCTCCACCTCCAGGTCGGAGAGGGCCCCGATCATGTAGTAATCGCCCTCGTCATGCTCGAAACGGGTCTGGTTCAGGATGGTGTCGCACCCCTCGAGGGTATCGTCGATGGACACGCGCTTGCCCTCGGTCCCGGTGAAGGAGCCGGTGGTGAAGAAAGGCTGGGTCAGGAAGCGCTCCAGACGGCGGGCACGGGCGACGGTGGCCCGGTCGGCGGCCGAGAGCTCCTCGATGCCCAGCATGGCGATGATGTCCCGAAGCTCCTCGTACTCGGCCAGGGTGCGGCGCACCGCCCGGGCGATGTCGTAATGACGCTGTCCCACCACCGACGGCGTGAGCATGACCGAGGAGGAGGCCAGGGGATCGATGGCCGGGTACAGGCCTTCGCTGGCCCGCTTGCGCGACAGCACGACCGAGCCCGACAGGTGGGAGAAGATATGGGCGGCCGCGGGGTCGGTGAAGTCGTCGGCCGGCACGTAGACGG from Halomonas aestuarii encodes:
- a CDS encoding ATP synthase subunit I, which codes for MMTIDWHAVITGFGAGVAVSILYFLGLALSVRLALRRPRPVAVLLPSAVVRIGVLLAAGWWVTDGGTLGGAFIGYALAFFLVRLIATLMARTPGAKEAGCN
- a CDS encoding F0F1 ATP synthase subunit epsilon codes for the protein MSLADEMQVTLRLPTRTLFEGAATRLFAEAENGAFGMLPNHIDFVTALVPSVLILTLADGEEQIFGIDEGILVKKGHDVDIAIRRGVQGTDLASLRETVQESFIEMDEDERVARSALTRLEAGIVRRFADLQRPKTP
- a CDS encoding AtpZ/AtpI family protein, which gives rise to MTPKRKSPVEDIGRRARRREKARDDPGASPLRGLGVFGMIGWSVAVPTVGGAFLGLWLDRHMPQAFNWTIALILGGVALGSFIAWAWVSKEANDNGSEHDDD